Below is a genomic region from Salvelinus sp. IW2-2015 unplaced genomic scaffold, ASM291031v2 Un_scaffold10240, whole genome shotgun sequence.
attggatttcctgttatcaacctattgcctgatctcccggactacgttactagtcttttccctgcctgtactgtttcctttttggaccccctgtgtataaccttctgcctgcccctggtcccagctacctgcctcctcctgtggtcctttacaaataaacgcctgctgcgccctgcgcttgaaaccagttctctgtctcccatcgtgatCAGTACAGTCgtgttggcgagcggtttgctgatgtcaacgttgctaacagagttccccatggtggcaatggggttatggtatgggcaggcataagctatggacaacgaacacaattgtattttatcgatggcaatttgaatacacagagataccgcgatgagatcctgaggcccattgtcgtgccattcatcttccgccatcacctcatgtttcagcatgataatgcacggccccatgtcgcaaggatctgtgactaacagatgcatatctgtattcccagtcatgtgaaatccatatagaacttatttaaattggctgatttccttatatgaactgtaactcagtgaaatcttagaaattgttgcatgttgtttatacttttgttcagtatagttttatgCAAAGAGGTAAACTACTACCCAGTTGATTGTACAGTCTCTGACTTATTGCCATTGCTAAATAATTCCCTCATAAGCCATAAGCATTTGGTGTTTCTATTACACAACACAATTTTGTAATGAAAAAAAGCATATTCCCTGATATCTCCACTGTCTGCTTGCTGATCGGCCCATATAATGTGTCCACATCACTCAGTGTCTGAGTAGCATAGCATTTGAGATCAGGGCATACACTAACCACTGTGCTTTACCTTGTTACTTAGCAACAGGACATCCCATCTTTATGTAGGCCTACTATCGTCATATTATCGAGTAATCTTTATTTACTGGTAGTCATATGCACTGCAAGGCAGAATACTGTCTATTTATATCTGTCCTTAGAACTGATAAAGAAGGACCCTGAAATTATGCAATAAAAACGTTAACAGTAGAATCGGCCATATGTGGTGTGATGGCTCCACATATTGCATGTGTCAAATTGCAATTGTCCAAAAATCCAGTAGAATAGACTTGGGTTGAATATTCAGACCAGAGCATAGAGACACATTAAACCATAAAATCCATCTTCATTTCAACATTCAGAACAGGCACTTATATGATCAGGACAATAGGTGCTGATGATACCCATCACTTTCCACATTTTCTCTCTACAGCTAACCAATTATAGAGGTAAGAGAGTACAATCCAACTTCACAATGCAACCATGATCTAATTCACCTTAATGCTGATTACTTAGCTACATTTATCTGCTTTGGGTCGATTCAACCCAGTCAGTGCTGGGTGGTGatcattagggcacaccatagCAACATGAAAtttagcatttcttattggacatgttCAGATACTGTAGCGCCTCACTCTGTTTCAGACCGTTTTGTTCTGTTTAATgtatactgaacacaaccctggtcaCGCCTACCTGCAGGCCTTCGATTGCCAGTTTGAGAATGTTGGGCGTGAGCTTGGATGCCTGCTTGAAGGAGAAGTTACTCCAGTCGATGATCAAGATGAAGCCGTTGATCTGGAGTTCTTGGTTCTCTATGAGAACRtccagggagaggaggatggctcGGAGGATGTCTGTGAAAGAGCTccttcacagagagagaaagatacatcAGATTGGGATACAATGCAGAACAATCCAGCACTGTTCTGTATCAAGACTATTACAATAATTCAATTATTTCTGTCCCGGGTCTGCTGGGTCTGACCATTGAGTGGGCCAGAAAAGGGCCGGAGTAAAGTCTTTGGGCAAGAGAGTGGTTGTTGTTTCGCTGTTTAGTttcaaatttaaatgttttaagtaTTCTATCAAATCAGTATGAATCAGTAGCTACAGTACAATTGTTTACTTGATTAATGAAACAATTACAACAAAGAAGCCATTTCAGTGAGACAAATGTGCCTACTAAAATATCTATGCACTCACCTTCCCTGGTCCCAGTTGGAAGCAAATAGGATGAGTATCTTCCTGCCATGCTGATCCGGAGTCTCCAAGACACCTGGGAAGCCGTCCATCAGAGCCCTCTTGATTCCCGGGTCGTCAACCTTGAAGCTCTGGAACATGTCCAGGTTCTGCTGGCGGAATTGAAAATACTGGGCCAGGAGCCGGAAGGTCTCTGCCTGGTTGAACTTGCGCGCCCGCAGAAACCTCAGGATGAAGTCGTCATCGGTGCGCAGAAAGCCGATGTCGGGCCGCGTCACGATCATGTCGCGCACCTGCTGGATGTCCGCATGGAGGGTGTCAGGGTTCTCGTTGAGCTCCTGACGAGCTTTCTCTGTGGTCTCGGAGCTCAGGCCCGCTTGCAAGTGAGTCATTATTTTGGCTTTAGTCAAGTTCACACTCTCTCTATATCTGGGTTTTGGCTAAATATTATTGTAGAGATCTCCTTAGTAAACAGTCTTGATTTCTGTTCTGTACATTTTTGGTGGCGTCTCACCAGCACACGCGT
It encodes:
- the LOC112079908 gene encoding clavesin-1-like, with amino-acid sequence MTHLQAGLSSETTEKARQELNENPDTLHADIQQVRDMIVTRPDIGFLRTDDDFILRFLRARKFNQAETFRLLAQYFQFRQQNLDMFQSFKVDDPGIKRALMDGFPGVLETPDQHGRKILILFASNWDQGRSSFTDILRAILLSLDVLIENQELQINGFILIIDWSNFSFKQASKLTPNILKLAIEGLQVGVTRVVFSIH